TGGATTCGGCTGCGTGTGCCATTAAGCAAATGAGGACGAATCAGTACGGTCCAACAATTGATTACTTGCTCGAAATTTCCAGAGCAGTGTTTATCTTTCCAGATGTGTACAAGATGGCCTTCATGATCGGCGCAGAGGGTGGAACTGGCGTGTTGTGCGCAAAAGATAATACAGGTTTTTGGAATGGTCCGGTATTCTATAGTATGACGGGACTTGATATTGGAGTGCAGGGCGGCATTGCAAGTAAAACTGTTATGATATTCCTTCTTGATGACGAAGCTCTTGAATCCGCTTTGACGGGAAAGCTGGATATGTCACTTGGAGCGGATCTGGCTATTGGTAGGCTAAGTGACCAAAGTCATCGGGGTCTATTTGATATGGAAGGGAATATGTACACAGTAGTTTATCAGGCGGGTGCGTTTGGAGGAATGACATTCCACGCAGGCGCTTTAATGGTCAGCAAGGATAGTAATAATGCTTACTACGGTAAGAGGGTAGAAGTTAGAGAACTGCTTATGACTCACGAATATGATAATATGGACGCTGACATCTTGCTCAATGCTTTAGTTGGAATTTGATTTTTTAGATGTATTGATATTCCTCTGCAGTCTTGTGTTCTTCTTTTGCGTACTGGAGAAGGTCTTTACATATGAATTGTGTGTTGTGGTAAAAAACAAAGAATTGTAAAATCTTCTGCAGGTAGAATCTTTTGGTAGCCCCTTCGTTTCGAAGTACTTCGAGTCTTTCCTGAACTGAATCAAATACAATCTGTAAGTCCTTTTCGTTTAGAGATTTTTCTGAACTTATGTCGCAC
This is a stretch of genomic DNA from Maridesulfovibrio frigidus DSM 17176. It encodes these proteins:
- a CDS encoding lipid-binding SYLF domain-containing protein, which gives rise to MNKWKGLILCIAMTMLLSACNSVKNITGSPCVSNSTTSTQMLVDSAACAIKQMRTNQYGPTIDYLLEISRAVFIFPDVYKMAFMIGAEGGTGVLCAKDNTGFWNGPVFYSMTGLDIGVQGGIASKTVMIFLLDDEALESALTGKLDMSLGADLAIGRLSDQSHRGLFDMEGNMYTVVYQAGAFGGMTFHAGALMVSKDSNNAYYGKRVEVRELLMTHEYDNMDADILLNALVGI